From the genome of Denticeps clupeoides chromosome 17, fDenClu1.1, whole genome shotgun sequence:
CTTCAGCTTGACTGAGCTCAATGTATCTATTACTTAAGACTAACTGGCTGTGAAACCATCCATTTTGAGTGCCATAAGGGGGCTATTTCTTCTGACTAAAAGGGAAGAGGGTGTATTGATTCCTCAGagagcttgagagagagagagagaacgtgcGATTACTCATTACTCAGCAGACACAGGTTTTGCTGCTATTCCGGTTTTAAGAAGGTAATTCCACCCCACTAATCAGCCCTGGCAGGCGGGCCTGGGCGCCCCTGATTCTGACACAACGACTCGGAAATCGGAGGTCCCTGGGTTTCACGGTGACTTCGGGTCAGATTCGCAGTGAAGATCTCCGGTGATGAAGCTCTGGTGGAAATTTGAAATGTTAATTCCAGCTAAAACACGGAGGGTGCACCTGAGACGCGGTATTTTCAGGATCACGTTGTGTTTAATGTACACCAGAGTTCTGTTTGTGTCCAGCTATTATTTCGGTCATGAATTCACTCAGCGTAAAGTTGCACACATACAAAGCATCCACAGCATATTAAAAAGGCGATTTTTCTGACTATATCTCCAGAAGGCGCTGGAATGGTGTAAATATACTCAGCACATCTGGTagtacaaatgtaaatatacgcTTTACTCGGGTGTTAAAAGCTAACCAAACGCTGCCCTGctgccatttctttttttgagaACAGTGAGATAAATAAACGCTGGgcatacacacagaaaaattcCTAGACAGGATTAACTACAAAACCCAATCCGACACCGGGGATATAATAACAGTCCCACATATAATCTCGCCACAGTCTCAGGTACAAGCATGCAGTGCGTTGCAGCGGTCGGTTTTGTCCTCATCTCCTACACATTAAATATGCCGACATCAGCATGATGCTGTTTTTACAGGACACTTCCAGCCATGAATAGATTAgaattaataatcatttttatataatataaaatcgTCGtaatttattgtattattaacTCAGTTGTTATTAACATTAGTGTCTGAGTGGAAATCGATCCAGCAAATTATTCTAATGAGAGTATTAAAGTATTATAGAGTATTACCTAAAGGACCTTCTGTAAAACGTAAAATAAGATCTTGCTCTATGTAATATACAGTCTCTGGGTATCGGaataatttacaaaataaatgtaaatatcacaaCTAATTTATGGAGAATAACATTTCAGATATGTGCAGATTTTAAGGCCCCTGCCACCATACCAACTATTGTGAACAACATGGTGACATATggcagccctgtgtgtgtgtgtgtgtgtgtgtgtgtgtggacgggtTTCCTCAGCTGAACAGTCAAAGGAATCCTTCTTCAGCGACTTTAACAGAGTTGTTTCTGTTTTCACACCTTGGGAAATATTTCCGCCTTTCTCCAGACAAGGAATCTTAAACCCAGAGGACCCccccctcacccccccccccccccccccaccccccccaccccagttTACAGTCGGCCTGAAGACAGAAGAGTGGAAGTGTGTGAGGAATGATGTCGGATCAGTGCTCGGTTTAATAGTGATGGCGGATCATTCTGACCCCGCTCTCAATGATGATGAcggtgatgaagatgatgatgatgatgatgagtcgTTCGCGGCTCCAGGACTAAAACCCCGATGTTAAAAGAACTGGAgaaagcagaaaataaaaaataaaaaaatgtaagataaTTTTGTACtaaagttatttaaaatgtaaacagaaataTAATACTAATATAAGTctatgtaatatatgtaaataatttttaatagcGTAATTTTACCATCAGGGAATTTATATCCCCAGACGCCGAGTAAACAGCAGGCTGCGTGACtggtaaataaaacattttaaagctgTCGCAGTCTGGTCACCGCATACTTTCAAGTCTGTCCCAGTCGGGAGAGGGCGGGGGAAGGGGCGTGGCTTCCCACGCGGGCGGGGCTTCCCGGCGACTAGAAATGTCAATCAGACCAAAGACTCTGATCCGAGGCGGTCTGTGTGGACCGGACCCGCGACCGTCCGCATCAACAGACGAGCGAACGAGGAGAAGCGCGCAGGGACGCCGCTTCtcgctccccctctctctccccatctctctctctctctctctctctcggacCCCGGACCCTCGCAGGAACCATGTCTCTCCCGCAGCTGGGCTACCAGTACGTCCGGCCGCTGTACTCGTCCGgcggccgcgccgcgccggACACGCCCGCGTCCGGGAGCCTCTCCAGCGTCCTGTCCGGCATGTACGGGGCCCCGTTCGCCGCGGCGCAGGGGTACGGCGCGTTCCTGCCCTATTCCGGGGACGTGGCGGTGCTCAACCAGCTGGTGAGGGgtcacttttcatttttaaatctcGAATCAACCGGtgatgaaacttttttttttttttgcacttttttttattattggttgTTATTTCCTTTATCGAAACGCACGTGTCAACACCGTTATGTTTCATTGATTACTTTGGATAGATTTTTTTAAGGTTTCGaaatcattgattttttttttatttcctccagAGCGCCCAGTATGAACTGCAGGACAGTCCTGGGATCCAGCATCCAGCCTTCAGCCACCATCCCTCCTTCTACCCTTACGGCCAGTGTCAGTTCGGAGACCCAACGCGCCCCAAAAACGCCACCCGGGAGAGCACCAGCACCCTGAAGGCCTGGCTGAGCGAGCACCGCAAGAACCCCTACCCGACCAAGGGCGAGAAGATCATGCTGGCCATCATCACCAAGATGACCCTCACGCAAGTGTCCACCTGGTTCGCCAACGCCAGGAGGAGGTTAAAGAAGGAGAACAAGATGACCTGGGTCCCCAAAAGTCGGACGGACGAAGAGGGCAACGTGTTCGGCAGCGACAACGAGGAGGACGGAGCGAAACGAGAAGACGACGAGGAGATCGACTTGGAGAACATTGACAGCAAAGACGACTCGGACGACCAGGACGACGCGTCTGGGGTCAAGTCGGCTGACAAAAGCGACTCGGAAATATCGGATGGTTTTGAGGACGTAGCGGGACGCGGGGAGACACCCCTGAAGGACACGACAAGCGGCGGCGAGGAGAAGCCTCGGGAGCTGGAGCCACCTCACCAGAACCACGCCGGCCCGCCGCAGAAACCCAAAATCTGGTCTCTGGCCGAAACCGCGACGGCCCCGGATAACCCCAAAAGCCCCCCGATCGCGACCAGGAACTGCGCCCCCCAGAGACCCCCGTCCTGCCCGCTCGGTAAATTCCACAGCTGGACAAAACTGGCGTTTTCCGCGCACCAGCTCGCCCTGACCAGCCACTACCTGGAGCTGGCGAACCAGGCGAGCGCCAGCAGCCAGGGCTTCTACCGGCACCACTCATCCTcaccctcctcatcctcatcctcgtcGCCCGGCAAGGACGCGTGCAGCTCGGACTgatagaaaaacttttttttttctaagaaaaaaaaatcatacataaatatatatatatatatatataaaatatttctttttttttttggttgttcgTATATGTGCTTGTATTTCAACCAGGGCTCCACACTAACTCTTCCACGAGCACGTGACAGGAaaaatcatttctgtttttttttttccaaataatatatttctttattaaaaggAACGACCCGGCTGTGTTGGGCCCACTGAAAAATTCGTTTTTttagggggttttattataggTTTTATTATGGTTcccttttaatattttattgtatttaaacGGACTGCTTGACGTTTATTATCACTGGGGGCTTCAGGTTCCGCCCAGAGCCGCTTTCTCTTAATAAGGAGGCCAAAATGCCCGGGAGACATGAtcgaaaaaaataaatcctaataataattattcattaacGACGAAGGACCGTTTAAATTCATCCCGCGA
Proteins encoded in this window:
- the irx3b gene encoding iroquois-class homeodomain protein IRX-3b, whose product is MSLPQLGYQYVRPLYSSGGRAAPDTPASGSLSSVLSGMYGAPFAAAQGYGAFLPYSGDVAVLNQLSAQYELQDSPGIQHPAFSHHPSFYPYGQCQFGDPTRPKNATRESTSTLKAWLSEHRKNPYPTKGEKIMLAIITKMTLTQVSTWFANARRRLKKENKMTWVPKSRTDEEGNVFGSDNEEDGAKREDDEEIDLENIDSKDDSDDQDDASGVKSADKSDSEISDGFEDVAGRGETPLKDTTSGGEEKPRELEPPHQNHAGPPQKPKIWSLAETATAPDNPKSPPIATRNCAPQRPPSCPLGKFHSWTKLAFSAHQLALTSHYLELANQASASSQGFYRHHSSSPSSSSSSSPGKDACSSD